A genomic stretch from Setaria italica strain Yugu1 chromosome VII, Setaria_italica_v2.0, whole genome shotgun sequence includes:
- the LOC101783438 gene encoding uncharacterized protein LOC101783438 — MFSAIMAKKSYKQHSKSEKIQVGCMSGLVRMLDFRRSPKLLSDGRVKREPKGFEDVHENISSNDNKDHRVELIFAGRASIKTLMEEEMASSTQPLKQAQRNVTGICSEDIDLNLAASLMEIYRSCTESQEISNSVQSCHSSVSTDKEDNTDPPAQLYQIPSSIQRALEDVAEAVIRYQSANKEYITSSGEARSKEFVDALQLLSSNKDLFLMLMQDPSSRLLECLQNLYMSLGSTKLECEECDEKTELQNNLEQSVTSPSKVQRRHNSFLKEDKLVMRKQPNLNDSSRGFSRIVILKPSPARSHSSLISSSATSSPLSNHNDLQVQEASDKPDRQFSLRELKRRLRLAVRENRKDHQLNSMSNTFHKAEADTSKQLPVTSMSESLASTDSSDSKVAEEPSIVDKKTVPEDSGSGMRNDVAHGVGSFSYEKAKMYIIERLNDQGEDSSHIVQKSESFERLISLPENAAFSPSHCPQEDNISIAHEATDPLNLHTIEQEDGSASPNPTWLYQETESADSSNLGMESLVELKTDCGNHPQNEGAISQELNSEGVKTVQDAVENPQLCAEIETSQESVEGKNPDECSSEEPLSMNVLQEVALNEQENHSPSEIGGLVKPSVLTFPYSPENTNDKEEKLSPQSVLDPALREVTSPGHKARKRDELSMPISRVLFKELDTSSASPALWGEPQVAILDDKDARDSFIKAVLEASELLSEENLQIWYTEEPLLDVSVLAEVGNSYCLTDDAVLLFDCVEEVLLKIRDKFFGTGPWVAFLKHNARPAPVGRHLVQEVAKGIDSLVGDEFPNTLEQVMMKDLDTGSWLDLRSDSESVVVELWDGLLDDLLEEMIFDLWL; from the exons ATGTTCTCAGCTATCATGGCAAAGAAGAGTTACAAACAGCATTCCAAGTCTGAGAAAATCCAGGTGGGCTGTATGTCTGGTCTGGTTCGCATGCTTGATTTCCGTCGCAGTCCAAAACTTCTTTCAGATGGGAGAG TCAAAAGAGAACCAAAAGGTTTTGAAGATGTCCATGAAAACATATCATCAAAT GATAACAAAGACCATAGGGTTGAATTGATCTTTGCTGGTAGGGCAAGTATTAAAACTTTGATGGAAGAAGAGATGGCCAGCAGCACACAGCCCTTGAAGCAAGCACAAAGAAATGTAACTGGGATATGCTCTGAAGATATTGATCTAAACTTGGCTGCAAGTCTCATGGAAATCTACAGAAGCTGTACTGAAAGCCAAGAAATCAGCAATTCAGTTCAATCATGTCATAGTTCCGTTTCAACTGACAAAGAAGACAATACTGATCCTCCTGCTCAGCTCTATCAGATCCCCTCTAGTATTCAGAGAGCTCTGGAAGATGTTGCTGAAGCAGTTATAAGATATCAATCTGCAAACAAAGAATACATAACCAGCAGTGGTGAAGCTAGGTCCAAAGAGTTTGTTGATGCCCTACAGCTACTGAGCTCAAACAAGGACTTGTTTCTTATGCTTATGCAAGACCCAAGCTCTAGGTTGTTAGAGTGCCTCCAAAACCTTTACATGTCACTAGGAAGTACCAAGTTAGAATGTGAAGAATGTGACGAAAAAACTGAGTTGCAAAACAATCTAGAGCAGTCCGTGACTTCTCCAAGTAAGGTGCAAAGAAGGCATAATTCTTTCTTGAAGGAGGATAAGTTGGTCATGAGGAAACAACCAAATTTAAATGATAGTTCTCGTGGCTTTAGCAGAATAGTAATCTTGAAGCCAAGTCCTGCAAGGAGTCACAGCAGTCTTATCTCAAGTAGTGCAACTTCGTCACCACTATCAAATCATAATGATTTGCAAGTTCAGGAAGCCAGTGATAAACCTGATCGCCAATTCTCCCTTAGAGAGCTCAAAAGGAGGCTAAGGCTTGCCGTTAGAGAAAATCGGAAGGATCATCAGTTAAACTCCATGAGTAATACTTTCCATAAAGCTGAGGCTGATACTAGCAAACAGCTTCCAGTCACAAGTATGTCGGAGAGTTTGGCAAGTACAGATTCTTCTGACAGCAAGGTAGCTGAGGAACCATCAATTGTTGACAAGAAAACAGTCCCAGAAGATAGTGGAAGTGGAATGAGAAATGATGTTGCTCATGGTGTCGGCTCTTTCTCCTATGAAAAAGCTAAGATGTATATAATTGAGAGACTAAATGATCAAGGAGAAGACAGTTCTCATATTGTACAGAAATCTGAATCTTTTGAGAGATTAATTTCATTACCAGAGAATGCTGCATTTTCTCCAAGTCATTGCCCTCAAGAGGATAATATTAGCATAGCACATGAAGCTACAGATCCATTGAACTTGCATACAATTGAGCAAGAGGATGGTTCAGCAAGTCCTAACCCAACTTGGCTGTATCAGGAGACAGAATCAGCTGACAGTAGCAACTTGGGTATGGAAAGTTTGGTTGAGCTCAAGACAGATTGTGGAAACCATCCACAAAATGAGGGTGCTATCTCACAGGAATTGAACAGTGAAG GAGTTAAGACTGTACAGGATGCAGTGGAAAACCCACAGCTCTGTGCTGAGATTGAAACTTCTCAGGAAAGTGTGGAAGGAAAAAATCCAGACGAA TGTTCATCAGAGGAACCATTATCCATGAATGTGTTGCAAGAAGTGGCCCTTAATGAACAAGAGAACCATAGTCCATCGGAAATTGGTGGATTAGTCAAGCCATCTGTACTGACATTTCCTTACTCTCCGGAAAATACTAATGACAAAGAGGAGAAACTGAGTCCACAATCCGTTCTTGATCCTGCCTTACGAGAAGTTACCAGTCCTGGACACAAAGCTCGAAAGCGAG ATGAGTTGTCCATGCCTATTTCTAGAGTTCTCTTCAAAGAGCTTGACACTTCTTCGGCATCCCCAGCCTTGTGGGGTGAACCGCAGGTAGCTATTTTGGATGATAAAGATGCAAGGGATTCCTTCATTAAGGCCGTGCTAGAAGCTTCAGAACTGTTGTCCGAAGAAAATTTGCAGATATGGTATACAGAAGAGCCACTGCTTGACGTATCTGTATTGGCTGAAGTAGGAAACTCGTACTGCCTGACAGATGATGCAGTGCTTCTGTTCGATTGTGTGGAAGAGGTTCTCCTCAAGATAAGGGACAAGTTTTTTGGTACCGGCCCTTGGGTTGCTTTTCTGAAACACAATGCGAGACCAGCTCCAGTAGGAAGACATCTTGTTCAAGAGGTGGCTAAGGGCATTGATTCTCTTGTCGGCGATGAGTTTCCAAACACTTTAGAACAGGTGATGATGAAAGACTTGGACACTGGGTCGTGGCTGGATCTTCGAAGCGATTCTGAAAGCGTTGTAGTTGAGTTGTGGGATGGTTTGCTTGATGACTTACTGGAGGAAATGATTTTTGATTTGTGGCTTTAA
- the LOC101784382 gene encoding rop guanine nucleotide exchange factor 3, with amino-acid sequence METPSSTCDEGSELDARSQSDYADFDDLDRPPRRGGHHREPSSDASSECSGEPGSPYGSSPYPRWPVCALPARATQPAPPLLKRLSTTRRAGAGGGREGKAGDGELQLIKERFSKLLLGEDMSGSGKGVSTSVAISNAITNLYATVFGSCHRLEPLPAEKKSMWRREMDCLLSVCDYIVEFFPSKEMLPDGTTREVMATRPRPDIYVNLPALKKLDDMLLEILDSFQKTEFWYVNDKGQKDDSVATPCRPASQRGDGKWWLPVPCVTKPGLTETARRDLQQKRDCASQIHKAAMAINNGVLAEIRIPDLYKQALPKCGRASVGDLIYRHMSFPGKFSPEYLLDCLEISSEHEALEAADRVEAAIHVWRRKASQSHSRSPWSAVKDLMESDKNVMLASRAEDVLLCLKQRFPGLSQTTLDASKIQYNKDVGQAILESYSRVLESLAYNIVTCIDDVLFADEAARKIA; translated from the exons ATGGAGACCCCGTCGTCGACGTGCGACGAGGGCTCCGAGCTCGACGCGCGCTCGCAGTCCGACTACGCCGACTTCGACGACCTGgaccgcccgccgcggcggggcggccACCACCGGGAGCCGTCCTCCGACGCGTCCTCCGAGTGCAGCGGGGAGCCCGGGAGCCCCTACGGCTCGTCGCCGTACCCGCGTTGGCCGGTGTGCGCGCTCCCTGCGCGGGCGACGCagccagcgccgccgctgctcaaGAGGCTCAGCACgacgcggcgcgccggcgccggcggcgggcgtgaGGGaaaggccggcgacggcg AGCTGCAGCTGATCAAGGAGAGGTTCTCGAAGCTTCTTCTGGGCGAGGACATGTCCGGGAGCGGCAAGGGGGTCTCGACCTCCGTCGCCATCTCCAACGCCATCACCAACCTCTATG CCACCGTTTTTGGGAGCTGCCACAGGCTGGAGCCCCTGCCGGCGGAGAAGAAGTCCATGTGGCGGCGAGAAATGGACTGCCTGCTCTCTGTCTGCGATTACATCGTCGAGTTCTTCCCTTCCAAGGAGATGCTGCCCGACGGCACCACCCGGGAG GTGATGGCGACCAGGCCGAGGCCCGACATCTACGTCAACCTCCCCGCCCTCAAGAAACTCGACGACATGTTGCTT GAGATTCTGGACAGCTTCCAGAAGACTGAATTCTGGTACGTCAATGACAAGGGCCAGAAAGACGATTCCGTCGCGACGCCGTGCCGTCCGGCGAGCCAGCGCGGCGATGGGAAGTGGTGGCTGCCCGTGCCGTGCGTCACCAAGCCGGGGCTGACGGAGACAGCGCGGCGGGACCTGCAGCAGAAGCGTGACTGCGCGAGCCAGATCCACAAGGCGGCCATGGCCATCAACAACGGCGTTCTCGCCGAGATTCGGATCCCTGACCTGTACAAGCAAGCACTTCCCAAG TGCGGGCGGGCGAGCGTGGGGGACCTGATCTACCGGCACATGTCGTTCCCGGGCAAGTTCTCGCCGGAGTACCTCCTGGACTGCCTGGAGATCTCGTCGGAGCACGAGGCCCTGGAGGCGGCGGACCGCGTGGAGGCGGCGATACACGTGTGGCGGCGGAAGGCGAGCCAGAGCCACTCGAGGTCCCCATGGAGCGCTGTCAAGGACCTCATGGAGTCCGACAAGAACGTGATGCTGGCGAGCCGCGCCGAGGACGTCCTGCTCTGCCTCAAGCAGCGCTTCCCCGGCCTCTCCCAGACCACGCTTGACGCCAGCAAGATCCAGTACAACAAG GATGTTGGGCAAGCGATCCTGGAGAGCTACTCGAGGGTGCTGGAGAGCCTGGCGTACAACATCGTGACATGTATAGATGACGTTCTCTTCGCGGACGAGGCCGCCAGAAAGATAGCATGA